TCAAATTTGAGCATCTTTTTAACACCAGCTACCGAAGCTGCAGAAGCAGGTTCTGCAAACACACCTTCGAGTGATGCCAATTCTTTATACGTGTTCAATATCTCCTCGTCGGTGACAAAATTTATAAACCCACCAGATTCTTTTGCGGCTTCTACAGCCTTCTCCCAATTAACTGGATTCCCTATTCTTATGGCAGTTGCAATGGTTTCTGGTTCCTTTATGACCTGATTTTTTACAATAGCGGCCGAGCCTTCCGCTTCAAAACCGATCATCTTGGGCAACTTGTCTGTTTTGTGATCTTTAAAGTATTCTTTGAAACCTTTCCAGTATGCTGTGATGTTTCCCGCATTCCCCACTGGAATCGCCAATATATCAGGAGATTTACCACCTAGTTGATCACATACCTCAAAAGCTGCACTTTTTTGCCCCTCTATCCTATATGGATTAAGTGAGTTCACAAGGGTTATAGGGTAATTGTCGGCAATCTTTCTTGTAATCTCTAAGGCAACGTCAAAATTACCTTTTATCGGTATAACTATAGCCCCGTGCATTAGAGCCTGAGACAATTTTCCGAGGGCGATTTTCCCTTCAGGAATTATAACCGCTGTTTTTAATCCTGCCCTACTTCCATAAGCCGCAGCGGAGGCAGATGTGTTACCCGTTGAAGCACAGATTATGGCTTTATCACCGTTCTGAACCGCTTTGGTTACGGCTAACGTCATTCCCCTGTCTTTAAAAGATCCCGTGGGATTAGCCCCATCATATTTCAGATAAAGCTCAATATCCCAAATATTACTAATTTTTTCTGCAAATATCAAAGGAGTGTTCCCTTCTTGCAAAGTAATTATTTCTGTTTTCTCATCGACGGGCATGTATTCTTTATAAGCATTTATTATACCCGGCCAAAAACTAAAATTTCTCATTGAAATCCTCCACCCTTATTATATTTTTTATTTCTATCACATCATCTAATTCTTTCAACGAATCGATTGCTTTTTTCATTTTTTTCTCTTCGATTGGATGCGTAAGTAAAAATATTGGTACAACAGGATTAAGTCTGTGTTTTTGAATTACAGAAGCGATGCTAACTTCGTTATCTCCAAAAGCCTTGGCTATTTTTGCAAAAACACCGGGTATGTCATTAACTCTCAATCTTATATAGAAAGAGTTTTCAATCTCATCTGTCCCAATTAACT
Above is a genomic segment from Petrotoga miotherma DSM 10691 containing:
- the thrC gene encoding threonine synthase, which produces MRNFSFWPGIINAYKEYMPVDEKTEIITLQEGNTPLIFAEKISNIWDIELYLKYDGANPTGSFKDRGMTLAVTKAVQNGDKAIICASTGNTSASAAAYGSRAGLKTAVIIPEGKIALGKLSQALMHGAIVIPIKGNFDVALEITRKIADNYPITLVNSLNPYRIEGQKSAAFEVCDQLGGKSPDILAIPVGNAGNITAYWKGFKEYFKDHKTDKLPKMIGFEAEGSAAIVKNQVIKEPETIATAIRIGNPVNWEKAVEAAKESGGFINFVTDEEILNTYKELASLEGVFAEPASAASVAGVKKMLKFDKIKKGSKIVAVLTGHGLKDPDTAISVIPRVNPVEPEIGRILKMIGL